The DNA sequence CAGAACCGCTCGCCGACCCGGCCGCGCAGGTACATCTCACCGCCGGTCGCACCGTACGCGAGGGTGTTGCCCGCGATGGTCGAGTACTCGGCGAGGTGGTCCGCGCTCCGGTCCGGGCGGACCACGATCCGGCCACCGGAGAGGCCCTTGCCCACGTAGTCATTGGCGTCGCCCTCGAGCCGCAGCGTGACACCGCGGGGCACGAACGCGCCGAAGGACTGGCCGGCCGAACCGGTGAAGGTGATGTCGATGGTGTCGTCGGGCAGGCCCGCGCCGCCGAACTTCCGGGTCACCTCATGGCCGAGCATGGTGCCCACGGTCCGGTTGATGTTGCGGATCGCGACCTGGGCGCGGACCGGCTGGGCGGTCTCGGCGCTGTCGGCGTTCAGCGCGTCGGCCGCCAGCTTGATCAGCTGGTTGTCCAGCGCCTTGGCCAGGCCGTGGTCCTGCTCGACCGCCTGGTGGCGGACGGCGCCCTCGGGCAGCTCGGGCACGTACAGCAGCGGGGCGAGGTCCAGTCCTTGCGCCTTCCAGTGCTGTACGGCGCGGGTGGTGTCCAGCAGCTCGGCGTGGCCGATGGCCTCGTCCAGCGTGCGGAAGCCCAGCTCGGCGAGGAGCTCGCGGACCTCCTCGGCGATGAACTCGAAGAAGTTCACCACGAACTCGGCCTTGCCGCTGTAGCGCTCGCGCAGCACCGGGTTCTGGGTGGCGATGCCGACCGGGCAGGTGTCCAGGTGGCAGACGCGCATCATCACACAGCCGGAGACGACCAGCGGCGCGGTGGCGAAGCCGAACTCCTCGGCACCGAGCAGGGCGGCGATGACCACGTCACGGCCGGTCTTCAGCTGGCCGTCGGTCTGCACCACGATACGGTCACGCAACCCGTTGAGCAGCAGCGTCTGCTGGGTCTCGGCGAGGCCGAGCTCCCAGGGGCCGCCCGCGTGCTTGAGCGAGGTGAGCGGCGAGGCGCCGGTGCCGCCGTCGTGGCCGGAGATCAGCACCACATCGGCGTGCGCCTTGGAGACACCCGCGGCCACGGTGCCGACGCCGACCTCGGAGACCAGCTTGACGTGGATGCGCGCCTGCGGGTTGGCGTTCTTCAGGTCGTGGATCAGCTGGGCCAGATCCTCGATCGAGTAGATGTCGTGGTGCGGCGGCGGGGAGATCAGGCCGACGCCCGGGGTGGAGTGCCGGGTCTTGGCGACCCACGGGTAGACCTTGTGGCCGGGCAGCTGACCGCCCTCACCGGGCTTGGCGCCCTGGGCCATCTTGATCTGGATGTCGTCGGAGTTGACCAGGTACTCGCTGGTCACACCGAAGCGGCCGGAGGCCACCTGCTTGATCGACGACCGCCGGGCGGGGTCGTGCAGCCGGTCGGAGTCCTCGCCGCCCTCACCGGTGTTGGACTTGCCGCCCAGCTGGTTCATGGCGATGGCGAGGGTCTCGTGCGCCTCCTGGGAGATGGAGCCGTAACTCATGGCGCCGGTGGAGAACCGCTTGACGATCTCGCTGACCGGCTCGACCTCGTCGATCGGGATCGAGGGGCGCTCGTTCTTGAAGGAGAACAGGCCGCGCAGCGTCATCAGCCGCTCGGACTGCTCGTTCACCCGGCCGGTGTACTTCTTGAAGATGTCGTAGCGACGCGACCGGGTGGAGTGCTGGAGCCGGAAGACCGTCTCGGGGTCGAAGAGGTGCGGCTCGCCCTCACGGCGCCACTGGTACTCGCCGCCGATCTCCAGCGCCCGGTGGGCGGAGGGGACGCCGGAGGCGGGGTACGCCTTGGCGTGGCGGGCGGCGACCTCCTTGGCGACGACGTCCAGGCCCGCGCCGCCGATCTTGGTGGCGGTGCCGTGGAAGTAGGTGTCCACGAAGGACTCGTCCAGACCGACGGCCTCGAAGACCTGCGCGCCCCGGTAGGAGGCCACGGTCGAGATGCCCATCTTGGACATGACCTTCAGGACGCCCTTGCCGAGCGCCTTGATCAGGTTCTTGATCGCGACCTCGGCCTCGACCCCGGGCAGGAAGGTGCCCGCCCGGACCAGGTCCTCGACCGACTCCATGGCCAGGTACGGGTTGACGGCCGCGGCCCCGTAGCCGATCAGCAGCGCGACATGGTGCACCTCGCGGACGTCGCCCGCCTCGACCAGCAGCCCCACCTGGGTGCGCTGCTTGGTGCGGATCAGGTGGTGGTGGACCGCGGAGGTGAGCAGCAGCGAGGGGATCGGGGCGTGCTCGGCGTCCGAGTGGCGGTCGGAGAGCACGATCAGCCGGGCGCCGTCCTCGATGGCGGCGTCGGCCTCGGCGCAGATCTCGTCCAGCCGGGCGGCGAGCGCCTGACCGCCGCCGCCGACCCGGTACAGGCCCGAGAGGGTCGCCGCCTTGAGGCCGGGCATGTCGCCGTCGGCGTTGATGTGGATGAGCTTGGCCAGCTCATCGTTGTCGATCACCGGGAAGGGCAGGGTAACGCTGCGACAGGAGGCCGCGGTCGGCTCCAGCAGATTGCCCTGCGGGCCCAGCGAGGAGATCAGCGAGGTGACCAGCTCCTCGCGGATCGCGTCCAGCGGCGGGTTGGTGACCTGCGCGAACAGCTGGGTGAAGTAGTCGAACAGCAGCCGCGGCCGCTCGGAAAGGGCGGCGATCGGCGAGTCGGTGCCCATCGAGCCGATCGGCTCGGCGCCGGTCTTGGCCATCGGCGCGAGCAGGACGCGCAGCTCCTCCTCGGTGTAGCCGAAGGTCTGCTGGCGGCGGGTGACCGAGGCGTGGGTGTGCACGATGTGCTCGCGCTCGGGCAGGTCGGCCAGGCCGATCAGACCGGCCTCGAGCCACTCGCCGTACGGCTGCTCGGCGGCCAGCTGGGCCTTGATCTCGTCGTCCTCGATGATGCGGTGCTCGACGGTGTCGACCAGGAACATCCGGCCCGGCTGGAGCCGGCCCTTGCGGACCACCTTGGCCGGGTCGATGTCCAGGACGCCGACCTCGGAGGAGAGCACGACCAGACCGTCGTCGGTGACCCAGTAGCGGCCGGGGCGCAGACCGTTGCGGTCCAGCACGGCGCCGACCTGGGTGCCGTCGGTGAAGGTGACACAGGCCGGGCCGTCCCAGGGCTCCATCATCGTGGAGTGGTACTGGTAGAAGGCGCGCCGGGCCGGGTCCATGGAGGGGTGGTTCTCCCACGCCTCGGGGACCATCATCAGCACCGAGTGCGGCAGCGAGCGGCCGCCGAGGTGGAGCAGCTCCAGGACCTCGTCGAAGGTCGCCGAGTCGGAGGCGTCCGGGGTGCAGATGGGGAAGACCCGCTCCAGCGCCTTGTCCCCGAACAGGTCGCTGACCAGCTGGGACTCCCGGGCACGCATCCAGTTGCGGTTGCCCTGGACGGTGTTGATCTCACCGTTGTGGGCGACGAAGCGGTACGGGTGGGCCAGCGGCCAGCTCGGGAAGGTGTTGGTGGAGAACCGGGAGTGGACCAGCGCGATGGCCGTGGCGAAGCGGCGGTCGGAGAGGTCCGGGAAGAACGGCTCCAGCTGTCCGGTGGTCAGCATGCCCTTGTAGACCAGGGTGCGGGAGGACAGCGAGGGGAAGTAGACCCCCGCCTCGCGCTCGGCACGCTTGCGCAGCATGAACGCCTTGCGGTCCAGGGCCACGCCGGTGCTGGTGCCGTCGGCCACGAAGAGCTGACGGAAGACGGGCATGGTGGCACGGGCCCCGTTGCCCAGCAGCTCGGGGGCGACGGGCACCTCGCGCCAGCCGAGGACGGTGAGCCCCTCGTCGGCGGCGAGCCGCTCGATCTGCTCCACGGCGGCCGCGCCCTCGGTCTCCCCCTCGGGGAGGAACGCGATGCCCACCGCGTAGGCACCGGCCTCGGGCAGCTCGAAGCCGGTCACACTGGCCCGCAGGAAGGCGTCCGGGACCTGGACGAGGATGCCCGCACCATCGCCGGAGTCGGGCTCGGAACCGGTGGCGCCGCGGTGCTCGAGGTTCCTCAGCACGGTGAGAGCCTGCTCCACGAGCTCATGGCTGGCCTCGCCGGTGAGGGTCGCCACGAAGCCGACGCCACAGGCGTCGTGCTCATTGCGCGGGTCGTACATCCCCTGTCGGGCGGGGTGGGATGCAGAACGCATCGGCTCTCCCGTCGTCGTCATGGCATTGTGCGTGTGCCGAGGGACGACGTTGGCCCTCCGCGAAATTTCATGCAGGTTACATGATGAGCAGCTTCTCGGAAACCGGAAGTTCCGTTTCATCATGCGGACACCCCGGAGCGGGGTGACGTCAGGCGATGCAGGCGATACGGGCAAGAACGGACCGAGCGACCGACGTCGCCAAGGCGCTGATCGGGCGACACTGCCCAAGCGCTTCGGGCTTATGCCCGCCTGTAAAAGGATCGAAACCGTCGAGTAACGGCGTAATTATGCGGCTCGCCGTATGGTATGTCATCCTACGGCCGTTCCGAAGAAAGTGCCCAGGGCGTAGGTCACACCCGCCGCCGCACCGCCCAGCGCCAGCTGCCGCAGCCCGCTGTACCACCAGGAGCGGGCGGTCACCCGCGCCACCACCGCACCGCAGCCGAACAGCCCGATCAGCGCCAGCAGCACGGCCGGCCACAGCGCCGTGGCGCCCAGCAGATACGGCAGCACCGGCAGCAGCGCGCCCAGCGCGAAGCAGCCGAACGAGGACACCGCCGCGACCAGCGGCGACGGAAGGTCGTCCGGGTCCACGCCCAGCTCCTCGCGGGCGTGTATCTCCAGCGCCTGCTCGGGGTCCCGGGACAGCTGCTCGGCCACCTCCCGGGCCAGGGCCGGCTCCACACCGCGCGACTCGTAGAGCGCCGCCAGCTCCTCCAGCTCGTCCACCGGGTGCTTGCGCAGCTCGCGCCGCTCCACCTCCAGCTCGGCCTGGACCAGATCGCGCTGGGAGGCGACGGAGGTGTACTCACCGGCGGCCATGGAGAAGGCGCCGGCCGCCAGTCCCGCCAGACCGGTGATCACGATGGTCTGCCGGTCCACGGCACCGCCGGCCACACCGGTCATCAGCGCGAGGTTGGAGACCAGTCCGTCCATGGCACCGAAGACGGCCGGACGCAGCCAGCCGCCGTTCACATCACGGTGGGTGTGGTTGTCGCGGTGGGCGATATGCGGGGACTCGGCGCTGTCGATGACGGACATATGAAGATGTGCTCCCTTCGCGAAGGGTGTGGCGATGCTGCGCTCACTCCAACGGTTCGAAGGTACGCACGGATTCCCCTGCTCCGCCAGCAAGGAAGGCCGAACTTACCTCGCTGACCTGCGGAAACGTAAAGAGGCCGCCGAACCCCGAGGGGGTCGGCGGCCTGTTGGGCGCACGGTGGCGCGGGTCAGGGTTTCTGGGAGGGCTCCGCCTCGGCGGCCACCGCACCGGTCGTGTCCGCGGCCGGCTTGTCCGTGGTCGTGTCCGCGTCGGTCGCGTCCGGCTTGGT is a window from the Streptomyces luomodiensis genome containing:
- a CDS encoding VIT1/CCC1 transporter family protein, yielding MSVIDSAESPHIAHRDNHTHRDVNGGWLRPAVFGAMDGLVSNLALMTGVAGGAVDRQTIVITGLAGLAAGAFSMAAGEYTSVASQRDLVQAELEVERRELRKHPVDELEELAALYESRGVEPALAREVAEQLSRDPEQALEIHAREELGVDPDDLPSPLVAAVSSFGCFALGALLPVLPYLLGATALWPAVLLALIGLFGCGAVVARVTARSWWYSGLRQLALGGAAAGVTYALGTFFGTAVG
- the gltB gene encoding glutamate synthase large subunit, producing MRSASHPARQGMYDPRNEHDACGVGFVATLTGEASHELVEQALTVLRNLEHRGATGSEPDSGDGAGILVQVPDAFLRASVTGFELPEAGAYAVGIAFLPEGETEGAAAVEQIERLAADEGLTVLGWREVPVAPELLGNGARATMPVFRQLFVADGTSTGVALDRKAFMLRKRAEREAGVYFPSLSSRTLVYKGMLTTGQLEPFFPDLSDRRFATAIALVHSRFSTNTFPSWPLAHPYRFVAHNGEINTVQGNRNWMRARESQLVSDLFGDKALERVFPICTPDASDSATFDEVLELLHLGGRSLPHSVLMMVPEAWENHPSMDPARRAFYQYHSTMMEPWDGPACVTFTDGTQVGAVLDRNGLRPGRYWVTDDGLVVLSSEVGVLDIDPAKVVRKGRLQPGRMFLVDTVEHRIIEDDEIKAQLAAEQPYGEWLEAGLIGLADLPEREHIVHTHASVTRRQQTFGYTEEELRVLLAPMAKTGAEPIGSMGTDSPIAALSERPRLLFDYFTQLFAQVTNPPLDAIREELVTSLISSLGPQGNLLEPTAASCRSVTLPFPVIDNDELAKLIHINADGDMPGLKAATLSGLYRVGGGGQALAARLDEICAEADAAIEDGARLIVLSDRHSDAEHAPIPSLLLTSAVHHHLIRTKQRTQVGLLVEAGDVREVHHVALLIGYGAAAVNPYLAMESVEDLVRAGTFLPGVEAEVAIKNLIKALGKGVLKVMSKMGISTVASYRGAQVFEAVGLDESFVDTYFHGTATKIGGAGLDVVAKEVAARHAKAYPASGVPSAHRALEIGGEYQWRREGEPHLFDPETVFRLQHSTRSRRYDIFKKYTGRVNEQSERLMTLRGLFSFKNERPSIPIDEVEPVSEIVKRFSTGAMSYGSISQEAHETLAIAMNQLGGKSNTGEGGEDSDRLHDPARRSSIKQVASGRFGVTSEYLVNSDDIQIKMAQGAKPGEGGQLPGHKVYPWVAKTRHSTPGVGLISPPPHHDIYSIEDLAQLIHDLKNANPQARIHVKLVSEVGVGTVAAGVSKAHADVVLISGHDGGTGASPLTSLKHAGGPWELGLAETQQTLLLNGLRDRIVVQTDGQLKTGRDVVIAALLGAEEFGFATAPLVVSGCVMMRVCHLDTCPVGIATQNPVLRERYSGKAEFVVNFFEFIAEEVRELLAELGFRTLDEAIGHAELLDTTRAVQHWKAQGLDLAPLLYVPELPEGAVRHQAVEQDHGLAKALDNQLIKLAADALNADSAETAQPVRAQVAIRNINRTVGTMLGHEVTRKFGGAGLPDDTIDITFTGSAGQSFGAFVPRGVTLRLEGDANDYVGKGLSGGRIVVRPDRSADHLAEYSTIAGNTLAYGATGGEMYLRGRVGERFCVRNSGATVVSEGVGDHGCEYMTGGHAVVLGPTGRNFAAGMSGGVAYVIDLDRDNVNGDLRDAVGGLDDADKRWLHDAVRRHHEETGSTVAGALLDDWEAALPRFSKIIPATYQAVLAAKEAAERAGLSESETHEKMMEAAING